Proteins encoded within one genomic window of Amorphoplanes friuliensis DSM 7358:
- a CDS encoding AAA family ATPase: MTSSVSVEAIAARDALQRLRNEVAKAVIGQDAVVGGVVIALLCGGHVLLEGVPGVAKTLLVRALAAALDVDTKRVQFTPDLMPGDVTGSLVYDARSAAFNFRPGPIFTNLLLADEINRTPPKTQAALLEAMEERTVSTDGDTRRLPEPFIVVATQNPIEYEGTYPLPEAQLDRFLLKLTVPLPQREEELGVLRAHHNGFDPRDLKAAGVGPVATAADLAAGRQAARRVAVAEPVLEYVVDLCRATRVSPALELGASPRGTTALLAVAKARAWLSGRDYVLPDDVKAFAIPVLRHRVRLRAEAELDGISTDSVLRTVLGAVPAPR, encoded by the coding sequence GTGACGTCTTCCGTATCCGTGGAGGCCATCGCGGCCCGGGACGCGCTCCAGCGTCTGCGGAACGAGGTCGCCAAGGCGGTCATCGGCCAGGACGCGGTGGTCGGCGGTGTGGTCATCGCGCTGCTCTGCGGCGGCCACGTGCTGCTCGAGGGTGTGCCCGGTGTGGCCAAGACGCTGCTGGTCCGCGCCCTGGCGGCGGCGCTGGACGTCGACACCAAACGGGTGCAGTTCACCCCCGACCTGATGCCCGGCGACGTGACCGGCTCGCTGGTCTACGACGCCCGCAGCGCCGCCTTCAACTTCCGGCCCGGGCCCATCTTCACCAACCTCCTGCTCGCCGACGAGATCAACCGGACGCCGCCGAAGACCCAGGCGGCGCTGCTGGAGGCCATGGAGGAACGCACGGTCAGCACCGACGGCGACACCCGCCGCCTGCCCGAGCCGTTCATCGTGGTCGCCACCCAGAACCCCATCGAGTACGAGGGCACCTATCCGCTGCCCGAGGCTCAGCTGGACCGGTTCCTGCTCAAACTCACCGTGCCGCTGCCGCAGCGCGAGGAGGAGCTGGGTGTCCTCCGGGCGCACCACAACGGCTTCGACCCGCGGGACCTCAAGGCCGCCGGTGTCGGACCCGTCGCCACCGCCGCCGACCTGGCCGCGGGACGCCAGGCCGCCCGCCGCGTCGCGGTCGCCGAACCCGTCCTCGAGTACGTCGTCGACCTGTGCCGGGCCACCCGGGTCTCGCCGGCGCTGGAGCTGGGTGCGTCCCCGCGGGGCACCACCGCCCTGCTCGCCGTGGCCAAGGCGCGGGCCTGGCTCAGCGGCCGCGACTACGTGCTGCCCGACGACGTGAAGGCGTTTGCGATCCCCGTGCTGAGGCACCGCGTACGCCTGCGGGCCGAGGCGGAACTCGACGGCATCTCGACCGACTCGGTGCTGCGGACCGTGCTGGGCGCCGTGCCCGCGCCCCGCTGA
- a CDS encoding DUF4129 domain-containing protein encodes MTRVWDEFVATVFDVIAPQTLLLLLLLLAGISGALWYWFPAWVPRRWPRLPRLRMPKLRWPRFRRTRKPKAARKGRKSKPEPVFAPTVVLADGTLLADRLAAEGRYAEAVRQRLRDVVGDLAAAGVVTPLPGTTAAEVAAVVATNRPAMAGSLGRATDLFSEIWYGNRPAQHTHDERMRALTGDVRNRMREGTP; translated from the coding sequence ATGACCCGCGTCTGGGACGAGTTCGTGGCGACGGTCTTCGACGTGATCGCCCCGCAGACGCTGCTGCTTCTGCTCCTGCTGCTGGCCGGGATCAGTGGCGCGCTCTGGTACTGGTTCCCCGCCTGGGTGCCACGGCGCTGGCCGCGACTTCCCCGCCTGCGGATGCCTAAGTTGAGGTGGCCGCGCTTCCGGCGTACCAGGAAACCGAAGGCCGCCAGGAAGGGGAGGAAGTCGAAGCCGGAGCCGGTCTTCGCGCCGACCGTCGTGCTTGCCGACGGCACCCTGCTGGCCGACCGGCTGGCCGCCGAGGGGCGTTATGCCGAGGCCGTCCGGCAGCGCCTGCGGGACGTGGTGGGTGACCTGGCCGCCGCCGGGGTCGTCACGCCGCTGCCGGGCACGACCGCCGCCGAGGTCGCGGCCGTCGTCGCGACGAACCGCCCGGCGATGGCCGGTTCGCTGGGCCGGGCCACCGATCTGTTCTCCGAGATCTGGTACGGCAACCGCCCCGCCCAGCACACCCACGACGAACGCATGCGCGCGCTGACCGGCGACGTCCGCAACCGGATGCGGGAGGGTACGCCGTGA
- a CDS encoding RDD family protein encodes MTVAVTTPGGRDEPLVNGEAVQVDVRPARVGSRGLALIIDIAVQLLFALLLIMVIGIVSQALPPGVADQAFIQASTTIATIVVFIAYPTIAETMTNGRSPGKRAMGLRVVRADGGPIRLRHALTRTLVGAAVEWPGLLFPPLTWAVALTTMLASPQGRRLGDQAAGTFVIHERSPAPWGWVPSMPPQLAGWAAALDLSGLDDQLALAARHYLARSAEIRQPQNGRFARELAQEIAEKIAQQPPPGTPDWAFLSAVLAERRRRAGDRVHTTRALTQRIWPGFGRLSWAQPVTADPTWDPAGSNRPILGVVMEEGVTSAQAWQSPAGQDHAGGSGR; translated from the coding sequence ATGACTGTGGCGGTGACGACCCCCGGTGGCCGCGACGAGCCGCTCGTCAACGGCGAGGCTGTCCAGGTCGACGTGCGCCCGGCCCGGGTCGGCTCGCGCGGGCTGGCCCTGATCATCGACATCGCCGTGCAGCTGCTCTTCGCGTTGCTGCTGATCATGGTGATCGGGATCGTGTCGCAGGCGCTGCCGCCGGGCGTGGCCGACCAGGCGTTCATCCAGGCGTCGACCACCATCGCGACGATCGTCGTGTTCATCGCGTACCCGACGATCGCCGAGACCATGACCAACGGCCGCAGCCCCGGCAAGCGCGCCATGGGGCTGCGGGTGGTGCGGGCCGACGGCGGGCCGATCCGGTTGCGGCACGCGCTCACCCGTACGCTGGTCGGCGCGGCCGTGGAGTGGCCCGGGCTGCTCTTCCCCCCGCTGACCTGGGCGGTTGCGCTGACCACGATGCTCGCCTCGCCGCAGGGCCGGCGCCTCGGCGACCAGGCCGCGGGCACCTTTGTCATCCACGAACGCTCGCCCGCACCGTGGGGCTGGGTGCCGTCGATGCCGCCGCAGCTGGCCGGCTGGGCGGCGGCGCTGGACCTGAGCGGGCTCGACGACCAGCTCGCCCTGGCCGCCCGGCACTACCTGGCCCGGTCGGCCGAGATCCGGCAGCCGCAGAACGGCCGGTTCGCGCGCGAGCTGGCGCAGGAGATCGCGGAGAAGATCGCCCAGCAGCCGCCGCCCGGCACACCGGACTGGGCGTTCCTCAGCGCCGTCCTCGCCGAACGCCGCCGCCGGGCCGGCGACCGGGTGCACACCACCCGGGCGCTGACCCAGCGGATCTGGCCCGGCTTCGGGCGGCTCTCCTGGGCGCAGCCGGTCACCGCCGACCCGACGTGGGATCCGGCCGGCAGCAACCGGCCGATCCTCGGTGTTGTCATGGAGGAGGGCGTCACATCCGCGCAGGCGTGGCAATCCCCAGCAGGTCAAGACCACGCCGGAGGGTCCGGGCGGTGA
- the argS gene encoding arginine--tRNA ligase: MNLEALLSARLAAAFSQVAGVTVDPAVRRSQHADFQSGAALPLARELGRAPRDIAADVLAAADLTGVATGEISGPGFLNLRLDDTFVTTAANDVAADPRLGVPLAGHPERVVVDYSSPNVAKELTIGHLRSTVIGDAAVRVLEWLGHDVVRANHLGDWGTAFGLLIEHLGADDAAGIDDLTAFYQAARVRFDTDEEFRTRSRLRVVALQAGDEATLAQWRQLVERSKRYLLAAYERLGVTLGPDDFLGESFYNDRLESVVDDLAAKDLLVESGGALCAFPPGFTGRDGEPLPLIVRKSDGGFGYAATDLAALRYRVEELGATRLLYFVGTPQRVHFQMVFAVGAAAGWLPDGVVAEHVGFGSILGTDGKMFRSRTGESVKLAAVIDEAISRAAELAANPEVARATGIGALKYADLSGDRLSDYTFDWDRMLALTGSTGPYQQYAYARIQAIFDRAGPFEGRIDVVEPAERALVLELLAFAPVVTGVGRSLEFHRLTGHLYAVAQAFSVFYQQCPVLKAPAGVRESRLALCALTARTLRRGLDLLGIATPARM; the protein is encoded by the coding sequence ATGAATCTCGAAGCTCTGCTCTCCGCGCGGCTCGCCGCCGCGTTCTCCCAGGTCGCCGGTGTGACCGTCGATCCGGCCGTGCGGCGCTCGCAACACGCCGACTTCCAGTCCGGCGCGGCCCTGCCGCTGGCCCGGGAGCTCGGCCGTGCGCCGCGCGACATCGCGGCCGACGTGCTCGCGGCGGCCGACCTCACCGGCGTCGCGACCGGTGAGATCTCCGGCCCCGGGTTCCTCAACCTGCGGCTGGACGACACCTTCGTCACCACCGCCGCGAACGACGTCGCCGCCGACCCGCGCCTCGGTGTGCCCCTGGCCGGCCACCCGGAACGTGTCGTCGTCGACTACTCCTCGCCGAACGTGGCCAAGGAGCTGACGATCGGGCACCTGCGGTCCACGGTGATCGGTGACGCCGCGGTGCGGGTTCTCGAGTGGCTCGGCCACGACGTCGTGCGGGCCAACCACCTCGGCGACTGGGGCACGGCGTTCGGCCTGCTGATCGAGCACCTGGGCGCGGACGACGCGGCCGGGATCGACGACCTGACGGCGTTCTACCAGGCGGCCCGGGTGCGGTTCGACACCGACGAGGAGTTCAGGACACGGTCCCGGCTACGGGTGGTCGCGCTGCAGGCCGGCGACGAGGCGACCCTCGCGCAGTGGCGGCAGCTGGTCGAGAGGTCGAAGCGGTACCTGCTGGCCGCGTACGAACGGCTCGGTGTCACGCTCGGGCCGGACGACTTCCTCGGCGAGAGCTTCTACAACGACCGGCTGGAATCCGTCGTGGACGACCTCGCCGCGAAGGATCTGCTGGTCGAGAGCGGCGGTGCGCTCTGCGCGTTCCCGCCCGGTTTCACCGGCCGTGACGGCGAGCCGCTCCCGCTGATCGTCCGCAAGAGCGACGGCGGTTTCGGGTACGCCGCAACGGATCTCGCCGCACTCAGGTACAGGGTGGAGGAACTGGGTGCGACCCGGCTGCTCTACTTCGTGGGTACGCCCCAGCGTGTCCACTTCCAGATGGTCTTCGCCGTGGGCGCCGCCGCGGGCTGGCTGCCCGACGGGGTCGTGGCGGAGCACGTCGGCTTCGGCTCGATCCTCGGCACCGACGGCAAGATGTTCCGGAGCCGGACCGGTGAGTCGGTGAAGCTGGCCGCGGTCATCGACGAGGCGATCAGCCGCGCCGCCGAACTGGCCGCCAACCCGGAGGTCGCCCGGGCCACCGGCATCGGTGCCCTCAAGTACGCCGACCTGTCCGGCGACCGGCTCTCCGACTACACCTTCGACTGGGACAGGATGCTGGCGCTCACCGGCAGCACCGGGCCGTACCAGCAGTACGCGTACGCCCGGATCCAGGCGATCTTCGACCGGGCGGGACCGTTCGAGGGGCGCATCGACGTCGTCGAGCCCGCCGAACGGGCGCTGGTCCTGGAGCTGCTCGCCTTCGCGCCGGTGGTGACCGGGGTCGGCCGCTCGCTGGAGTTCCACCGGCTCACCGGTCACCTGTACGCCGTGGCTCAGGCGTTCAGCGTCTTCTACCAGCAGTGCCCGGTGCTCAAAGCCCCTGCGGGCGTACGCGAAAGCCGTCTCGCCCTGTGTGCTCTCACCGCCCGGACCCTCCGGCGTGGTCTTGACCTGCTGGGGATTGCCACGCCTGCGCGGATGTGA
- a CDS encoding DUF58 domain-containing protein — MVTRRFALLLALGVPLPALLPSPWLLTLAVLGLAAVAALLDVLVAAPLTGVTLRREADATVWLGETATAVLTVGNAARRPMWLRLRDRWVPSAGADNTEHRLNLLPGEQQEIITTLTPTRHGDRPAVRVTLRSYGPLGLAYRQRRQRWNDAVTPGSTLRVLPRFPSRRLLPEKLAKLRIFDGAVVTRGRGQGTEFDVLREYVIGDDVRSIDWRASARTHDVVVRTWRPERDRRVICVLDTGRTSAARIGDEPRLDAAIDAALLLAVLASKADDRVDLLAVDTAVRAKVEGGGHRTKLPRLISSMASLEPALVETDFGLAVADLLRRDHKRSLVVIFSALDAAPIVEGLLPMLTRLTTRHRVVLASVRDPETAQLAQLPVQGATADDVHVAAAAELALAERGRVRTILEQQGVMVVDELRDNFASKVADVYLKLKAAGRL, encoded by the coding sequence GTGGTCACCAGGCGCTTCGCGCTGCTGCTGGCGCTGGGCGTACCCCTGCCGGCGCTGCTCCCGTCACCGTGGCTGCTGACGCTGGCCGTGCTCGGCCTGGCCGCCGTGGCGGCGCTGCTGGATGTGCTGGTCGCGGCGCCGCTGACCGGTGTGACACTGCGCCGCGAAGCCGACGCGACGGTGTGGCTGGGTGAGACGGCTACCGCCGTGCTCACCGTCGGCAACGCGGCGCGGCGGCCGATGTGGCTGCGGCTGCGCGACCGCTGGGTGCCGTCGGCCGGCGCGGACAACACCGAGCACCGGCTCAACCTGCTGCCCGGCGAACAGCAGGAGATCATCACCACCCTCACCCCGACACGGCACGGCGACCGGCCCGCGGTCCGGGTGACACTGCGCTCGTACGGGCCGCTCGGGCTCGCGTACCGGCAGCGGCGCCAGCGGTGGAACGACGCCGTCACGCCGGGGTCGACGCTGCGGGTCCTGCCGCGCTTCCCGTCGCGGCGGCTGCTCCCGGAAAAGCTGGCCAAGCTGCGGATCTTCGACGGCGCCGTGGTCACCCGCGGACGCGGCCAGGGCACCGAGTTCGACGTCCTCCGCGAGTACGTCATCGGCGACGACGTCCGCTCGATCGACTGGCGGGCCAGCGCGCGTACGCACGACGTGGTGGTCCGGACCTGGCGCCCCGAGCGCGACCGCCGGGTGATCTGCGTGCTGGACACCGGCCGTACGTCGGCGGCGCGGATCGGCGACGAACCCCGCCTGGACGCCGCGATCGACGCCGCGCTGCTCCTGGCGGTCCTCGCCTCCAAGGCTGACGACCGGGTGGACCTGCTGGCGGTCGACACCGCCGTCCGCGCCAAGGTGGAGGGCGGCGGCCACCGCACCAAACTCCCCCGCCTGATCAGCTCGATGGCCTCCCTGGAACCCGCCCTCGTCGAGACGGACTTCGGCCTGGCCGTCGCCGACCTGCTCCGCCGCGACCACAAACGCTCCCTCGTGGTCATCTTCTCGGCGCTCGACGCCGCGCCGATCGTCGAGGGCCTGCTGCCGATGCTCACGCGGCTGACAACCCGGCACCGCGTGGTCCTGGCCAGCGTCCGCGACCCGGAGACCGCCCAGCTGGCCCAGCTCCCGGTCCAGGGCGCCACCGCCGACGACGTCCACGTGGCCGCAGCCGCCGAACTCGCCCTGGCCGAACGTGGCCGCGTCCGCACCATCCTCGAACAACAGGGCGTGATGGTCGTCGACGAACTCCGCGACAACTTCGCCTCGAAGGTCGCCGACGTCTACCTGAAGCTCAAAGCAGCAGGCCGGCTCTGA
- a CDS encoding protein-tyrosine phosphatase family protein codes for MTWPADGPGVVTLPSGRLVRGRGLRRPLPSGPEPELGVYLLGSEPAPTTWEARWVRWPDFRLPSDRAQAAAVLGEAWRRAATERVEVACWGGRGRTGTALACLAVLDGVDPADAVEWVREHYHRGAVETPWQRRFVRRFL; via the coding sequence ATGACCTGGCCGGCCGACGGACCGGGTGTGGTCACGCTGCCGTCCGGACGCCTGGTGCGGGGGCGAGGGCTGCGGCGGCCGCTGCCGTCCGGACCCGAACCGGAGCTGGGCGTCTACCTGCTCGGCTCCGAACCGGCCCCGACGACGTGGGAGGCAAGGTGGGTGCGCTGGCCGGACTTCCGCCTGCCGTCCGACCGTGCGCAGGCGGCCGCGGTGCTGGGCGAGGCCTGGCGTCGCGCCGCCACCGAGCGGGTCGAGGTCGCCTGCTGGGGCGGGCGCGGGCGTACGGGCACGGCGCTGGCCTGCCTGGCCGTGCTGGACGGTGTCGACCCGGCCGACGCGGTGGAGTGGGTCCGCGAGCACTACCACCGGGGTGCGGTCGAGACGCCGTGGCAGCGCCGCTTCGTCCGCCGGTTCCTATGA
- a CDS encoding DUF4350 domain-containing protein, with amino-acid sequence MKSRRWMRFALPFVVVAGLATLTGIVHAVEQSDPTDASFLSPTSDEGEGARRLADSLARDGVDIDVRSSTADALTAAGAGGPATVFVTTPGLVNPSYLDQFQSLPPEVRVVLVAPGAEQVRRAGLTIPVGGPRWTAAAPQPGCSTDYATAAGPAAALRLAYDPGGYRAVRCYQDGLVEIQTPRARMTLIGASDPFRNDRADEHGNHTLAVGLLGRAPRVIWLDLHERESDPAPTATPPPAPTRDDQSGTDESEPREGEEDEAGEPTDGPSGEPEDGQAAENGGGNAVTGSPLAQAFPPAVWATLALLALAALALAAASARRLGAPVAEPLPVRVRAAETVRGLGGLYRRAGARSTSLATVQNAARLRLTEHFGMPPDSPVDEVAERVAAVTRQPVAEVRHVLGAGVEDSDEELARAATTVQNLVRYVTGQQNWQQGPDEGKVT; translated from the coding sequence GTGAAGTCGCGCCGCTGGATGAGGTTCGCGCTGCCGTTCGTGGTCGTCGCCGGTCTGGCCACGCTGACCGGGATCGTGCACGCGGTGGAGCAGAGCGACCCGACCGACGCCTCGTTCCTCTCCCCCACCAGTGACGAGGGGGAAGGTGCCCGGCGGCTGGCCGACAGCCTGGCCCGTGACGGTGTCGACATCGATGTCCGCAGCAGCACCGCCGATGCGCTGACCGCTGCGGGTGCGGGCGGGCCGGCGACCGTCTTCGTGACGACGCCGGGCCTGGTCAATCCGTCCTACCTGGACCAGTTCCAGTCGCTGCCGCCGGAGGTTCGTGTGGTCCTCGTGGCGCCCGGCGCGGAGCAGGTGCGTCGGGCGGGCCTCACCATCCCGGTCGGCGGCCCGCGGTGGACCGCCGCGGCGCCGCAGCCCGGGTGCTCGACGGACTACGCGACCGCGGCCGGGCCCGCCGCGGCGCTGCGCCTGGCCTACGATCCGGGCGGCTACCGGGCGGTGCGGTGCTACCAGGACGGGCTGGTCGAGATCCAGACACCGCGGGCCCGGATGACGCTGATCGGGGCTTCCGACCCGTTCCGGAACGACCGGGCGGACGAGCACGGCAACCACACGCTGGCCGTCGGTCTGCTGGGCCGGGCACCCCGGGTGATCTGGCTCGACCTGCACGAGCGGGAGTCCGATCCGGCGCCCACCGCCACGCCGCCGCCTGCTCCGACCCGGGACGACCAGTCCGGCACGGACGAGTCCGAGCCGCGGGAAGGCGAGGAGGACGAGGCGGGCGAGCCCACCGACGGACCGTCCGGGGAGCCGGAGGACGGCCAGGCGGCGGAGAACGGCGGCGGCAACGCGGTCACCGGAAGCCCCCTGGCCCAGGCCTTCCCGCCGGCTGTCTGGGCCACCCTGGCGCTGCTCGCCCTGGCCGCCCTGGCCCTGGCCGCCGCGTCGGCCCGGCGCCTGGGCGCGCCGGTCGCCGAGCCGCTGCCCGTGCGGGTCCGGGCCGCTGAGACGGTACGCGGCCTGGGCGGCCTGTACCGGCGGGCCGGCGCACGCAGCACCTCGCTGGCCACCGTGCAGAACGCCGCCCGCCTGCGGCTCACCGAGCATTTCGGGATGCCGCCGGACTCACCGGTGGACGAGGTGGCCGAGCGGGTGGCCGCCGTGACCCGGCAGCCGGTCGCCGAGGTACGCCACGTGCTCGGCGCCGGGGTCGAGGACAGCGACGAGGAGCTGGCGCGGGCCGCGACTACCGTGCAGAACCTGGTCCGCTACGTGACCGGGCAGCAGAACTGGCAGCAGGGACCTGACGAGGGGAAAGTGACGTGA
- a CDS encoding nitroreductase family protein, whose amino-acid sequence MTLLDLDPDQLLSTTRAVRKRLDFTRPVPDDTIRECVAMALQAPSGSNNVTMRFVVVRDEAKRRAVGDIYREVYAGYKASPGYAGKPTGDDARDAVQRRVASSADYLGEHMGDAPVLVLACNEGPNRQWAVAGMGNVIPATWSFMLAARARGLGTAWTSMHLARERDVAEILGLDYETLAQAVLTPVAYTKGTDFRPAGRPAPDEIIRWV is encoded by the coding sequence ATGACTCTGCTTGATCTCGACCCGGACCAGTTGCTCTCCACCACGCGGGCGGTCCGCAAACGCCTCGACTTCACCCGGCCGGTGCCCGACGACACGATCCGCGAGTGCGTGGCGATGGCCCTGCAGGCACCGTCGGGGTCGAACAACGTGACCATGCGGTTCGTCGTGGTCCGCGACGAGGCGAAGCGCCGGGCGGTCGGCGACATCTACCGCGAGGTGTACGCCGGCTACAAGGCCTCACCCGGGTACGCCGGCAAGCCCACCGGTGACGACGCCCGCGACGCGGTGCAGCGACGGGTGGCGAGCTCCGCCGACTACCTGGGCGAGCACATGGGCGATGCGCCGGTGCTGGTCCTGGCCTGCAACGAGGGCCCCAACCGGCAGTGGGCGGTGGCCGGCATGGGCAACGTCATCCCGGCCACGTGGAGCTTCATGCTGGCCGCCCGGGCCCGCGGGCTCGGCACCGCGTGGACGTCGATGCACCTCGCCCGCGAGCGGGACGTGGCCGAGATCCTGGGGCTCGACTACGAGACGCTCGCGCAGGCGGTGCTCACGCCGGTGGCGTACACGAAGGGCACGGATTTCCGCCCGGCCGGGCGGCCCGCTCCGGACGAGATCATCCGCTGGGTCTGA
- a CDS encoding stage II sporulation protein M: MDLDAYVAERRGEWNRLEVLARRRRLSPDEADELVLLYQRAATHLSVVRSHSPDPILLASLSQLVIAGRSAVTGGRRFSWRPVGRFFTSSFPAELYRTRHWWLGVMVINVLLGWALMWYFSTNPDIISSFGTGQELQQYVEKDFVGYYSEFQAQNFAASVWSHNALIAAQCLASGVLILPVLYILGQNLFAIGMIGGVMIYAGHGDTFFSFILPHGFLELTSIFVAAGVGLRIGWAWIAPGPHRTRGQALTAHARGGMLVALGLVAMLAVSGVLEAYVTPSALPTSIRIGIGAAVWLLFLAYALVLGAAAHHRGETGDLAPEHTETPVPTA, encoded by the coding sequence GTGGACCTGGACGCGTACGTCGCCGAGCGCCGCGGGGAGTGGAACAGGCTCGAGGTGCTGGCCCGCCGCCGCCGGCTGTCACCGGACGAGGCCGACGAGCTGGTCCTGCTCTACCAGCGTGCGGCCACCCACCTGTCGGTGGTCCGCAGCCACTCGCCCGACCCGATCCTGCTCGCCTCGCTGTCGCAGCTGGTGATCGCGGGCCGGTCGGCGGTCACCGGCGGGCGGCGTTTCTCCTGGCGTCCCGTGGGCCGGTTTTTCACCTCGTCGTTCCCGGCCGAGCTCTACCGCACCCGCCACTGGTGGCTCGGCGTCATGGTGATCAACGTGCTCCTCGGCTGGGCCCTGATGTGGTATTTCTCGACCAATCCCGACATCATCAGCAGCTTCGGCACCGGCCAGGAGCTCCAGCAGTACGTCGAGAAGGACTTCGTCGGCTACTACAGCGAGTTCCAGGCCCAGAACTTCGCCGCCAGCGTCTGGTCGCACAACGCCCTGATCGCCGCCCAGTGCCTGGCCTCGGGCGTCCTGATCCTGCCGGTCCTCTACATCCTCGGCCAGAACCTCTTCGCCATCGGCATGATCGGCGGCGTGATGATCTACGCCGGCCACGGCGACACGTTCTTCAGCTTCATCCTCCCGCACGGCTTCCTCGAGCTGACCTCGATCTTCGTCGCCGCCGGCGTCGGCCTCCGCATCGGCTGGGCCTGGATCGCCCCCGGCCCGCACCGCACCCGCGGCCAGGCCCTCACCGCCCACGCCCGCGGCGGCATGCTGGTCGCCCTCGGCCTGGTCGCCATGCTCGCCGTCTCCGGCGTCCTCGAGGCCTACGTGACACCGTCCGCCTTGCCCACCTCGATCCGCATCGGCATCGGCGCCGCGGTCTGGCTGCTCTTCCTGGCGTACGCCCTGGTGCTCGGCGCGGCGGCCCACCACCGCGGCGAAACCGGCGACCTCGCCCCCGAACACACCGAGACCCCGGTCCCGACCGCTTAG
- the dhaL gene encoding dihydroxyacetone kinase subunit DhaL, with protein MKKLINAADDVVAEALDGLTLTSAGIARLAGSTTALRADLDAVREAGHVTLLSGGGAGHEPAHAGYVGAGLLSGAVAGEVFTSPSVDAVLEAIRAVASPAGVLLIVKNYTGDRLNFGLAAELARAEGIEVATVVVADDVALAADAGAGRRGLAGTVLVHKVAGAAAAAGLPLAEVVRRAQRVADTVGTMGLALSACTVPAAGQPGFLLDQDEAEWGLGIHGEPGVERAALPPARDVAQRLVAAIADDRAITSGQRVVVLVNGLGATPPMELSIMADATARELRKRGITVERLWAGSFLTALDMAGVSLSLLPVDDELLAGLDAPTTAPAWPQTVTAPEGAIVPAPAPAASGTGTLTADDPVRRALEAVAETLISHRDELTELDREVGDGDLGISLARGAAAVLAESPDYPGEDGPAAVLRAVSASVRRSVGGTSGPLYAILLLRAASALEAAGPDDPGRGWAAALRAGADGIREVGGAEVGDRTMIDALVPAAETLQTQLASGAPASTALAAAIEAARAGVESTMSITARRGRSSYLGDRVIGHPDPGAYAVVLWLSSIASTLAPA; from the coding sequence GTGAAGAAGCTCATCAATGCCGCTGATGATGTTGTCGCCGAGGCCCTGGACGGACTCACTCTCACCTCCGCGGGCATCGCCCGCCTGGCCGGTTCGACCACCGCACTGCGGGCGGACCTCGACGCCGTCCGCGAGGCCGGGCACGTCACCCTGCTCTCCGGTGGCGGCGCGGGACACGAACCCGCCCACGCCGGTTATGTCGGCGCGGGCCTGCTGAGCGGCGCGGTCGCGGGTGAGGTGTTCACCTCGCCGTCCGTCGACGCCGTGCTGGAAGCGATCCGGGCCGTCGCCTCCCCCGCCGGTGTGCTCCTGATCGTGAAGAACTACACCGGTGACCGGCTCAACTTCGGGCTGGCCGCGGAGCTGGCGCGGGCCGAGGGCATCGAGGTGGCCACCGTGGTGGTCGCGGACGACGTCGCGCTGGCCGCCGACGCGGGTGCCGGCCGGCGCGGCCTCGCCGGCACCGTGCTCGTGCACAAGGTCGCCGGCGCGGCGGCCGCGGCGGGACTGCCGCTGGCCGAGGTCGTCCGGCGGGCCCAGCGGGTGGCCGACACGGTCGGGACGATGGGTCTCGCGCTCAGCGCGTGCACCGTGCCCGCCGCCGGGCAGCCCGGCTTCCTGCTCGATCAGGACGAGGCCGAGTGGGGTCTGGGCATCCACGGCGAGCCCGGTGTCGAACGTGCGGCCCTGCCGCCGGCCCGCGACGTGGCCCAGCGGCTGGTCGCGGCCATCGCCGACGACCGCGCGATCACCTCGGGTCAGCGGGTCGTGGTGCTGGTCAACGGTCTCGGAGCGACCCCGCCGATGGAGCTCTCCATCATGGCGGACGCGACAGCCCGGGAGCTGCGCAAACGCGGCATCACCGTGGAGCGGCTGTGGGCGGGCAGCTTTCTCACCGCCCTCGACATGGCGGGTGTCTCGCTGAGCCTGCTGCCGGTCGACGACGAGCTGCTCGCCGGCCTGGACGCGCCCACCACGGCCCCGGCCTGGCCGCAGACGGTCACCGCCCCGGAAGGCGCCATCGTCCCGGCCCCCGCCCCTGCCGCGAGCGGCACCGGCACCCTCACCGCCGATGATCCGGTACGCCGGGCGCTGGAGGCGGTCGCCGAGACACTCATCTCGCACCGTGACGAGCTCACCGAGCTGGACCGTGAGGTCGGCGACGGCGACCTGGGGATCAGCCTGGCCAGGGGCGCCGCGGCGGTCCTCGCGGAGTCCCCGGACTATCCCGGCGAGGACGGCCCGGCCGCAGTGCTGCGGGCGGTGTCGGCCAGTGTCCGGCGCAGCGTGGGCGGCACGTCCGGCCCGCTGTACGCGATCCTGCTGCTGCGGGCCGCCTCCGCACTGGAGGCGGCCGGCCCGGACGATCCGGGCCGGGGCTGGGCGGCGGCACTGCGGGCGGGCGCCGACGGCATCCGCGAGGTCGGCGGCGCGGAGGTCGGTGACCGCACGATGATCGACGCCCTGGTCCCGGCCGCGGAGACCCTGCAGACGCAGCTCGCGAGCGGTGCGCCGGCCTCCACAGCGCTGGCCGCGGCGATCGAGGCCGCTCGTGCCGGCGTCGAGAGCACGATGTCGATCACGGCGCGTCGCGGCCGGTCGAGCTACCTCGGCGACCGGGTCATCGGCCACCCGGACCCCGGCGCGTACGCCGTGGTGCTCTGGCTCTCGTCGATCGCCTCCACCCTCGCGCCGGCATGA